CCGTCTCTCCAGCTAGTGAGCTTTACCTTTTGTGGCAAGAGGCCATACAGACTGCTCAGTACAGTAGCTGACTCAAATCAGGCCACGTACTAGGAGGAAACTTATGGTGGCCTTATTGCCATCAATGTCAATTAGGGTGGCACTGCTTTACAACCAAAAATCAAGACCATTGCCCACAGTCAATCCTATAGGTAACTGTAAGGAAGACTATTAATGACTAGTACTAGTATAGAGAAAAATCAGTGACTAATACAACACTAGTGATCAGTTCTGTGTTTTCAAGGCTATCTTCAAAAGGCCCAGGATCTCTTTCAGAATCCTGTTAAACAGGGGATGTTCCTTACCCTAAGATCCTCTTCTTGGGCTGAAAGAGAAAAGCAGGTCTGATCATATTTTGCCAAACATTATAGGTTGGATGGTTCTATAAATGCAGTTCTgggaaatgcagcagctgttccttccctgctgccttccttttTTTGAGGGAAGGGTTAAACAAACCAGTTTGGGATTGGTGGAAATGAATGGACCAAAAAGTAACTTCtgcttgttagtctgtatctcaGATGCACCCACCTGGGCAGATTCTTGAATATTTTGCCCACAAACTGTTTTCaacttttaactttaaaaataaagtcaagcactcaaaagctaggaaatgctagaattcatgttgcctgtgcagccttaattcagtctccttgtgcatatgcattatgatagtctctaattacgtgatcacatactacttttttcacagaacccctgccttattcagtgggCAGGTATACTGAACTTTTAATTAAGAACTAATTGCCTGAAGATAATGCTTAAATATAGAATGATGTCCTCCTGTCAGGTTGAATGAAATGCCTCATTTGTCAATATTGTTTTTCTAAGGTAATAGATATAGACCATGACCCCAGCGCATCTGATTCTCTGGAATATGACATTGAATGGCTTGCTGTTCTCAAGGCTACTAACAATCTTATTAATGTGACTTCAAACGCATGGAACATGCCTGAAAACAATGGCCTCCATGCAAAGTAAGTAAAATTAGTATTGGGTTTAAACTTTCTTTGTGTTGAAAATATGCATATACTTTTGAAAAGACAGATttgggatattagagagaggatgggtgaggtaatatcttttaattgGGGGGCCTGGGTCAGGGTGTACAGCTCCAGTGCATACCCATAGTGTAGCATTCTcatcctgcagccaggcccccatCTCTTGTACCATCTAGTTATCTGTGGCATGCTATGCCAGATGGGTCCACAGAGCCACATTTTCATCATGGAGCTGGGTGGATTGCATGTGCAGAGCTTGGTTCTCTGTTGCGAGCTATGATGCTTGGGCTCGAAGCATGGGGTGGTTTTCCTGGGAATGGTCAACCCATTCAGCCATCTCAAATACCCTCTAGGGCATGCCGGGCAGGGACTGGCCCGCTGCCTTCATGTTCCCCTAGGATAGGCCTCCACCATGGGGGAGGGTGGTCCAGACTGTCAAGATCCCAACAAGGGCAGTTGGGACCATAGGTCCAAGAAGAGGCAAACCTGAGGTTGGGGATCATGGAGGAGTTGATAgtcaggttccaggccagggtcaataCCAAGGGTCAGAGTCTGAGTCAGGTTTCAGGTTCTGAGTTAGGAGGcaaagtccaaatcaagccaaAGATGAAGCCTGGATTTCAGGAGCAGAAATGGTCATGGCAGCTACAAGAGATCTACGCTGTTGTACCTGGATAACTGGCTGTGTCTGAGGAGGTCTGTGTGTGCTTGTAGAGGCATAGGTTGGTGATTAAACAAGAGACCTTGATCCTAAAGAGCAAATGTACTTGGAAAGTGGAGTTGATTACATCAGATGTTCAGTAATCCTGCAAGATGTCTAAGTCTCACTGGGAGCAAAATCTTTTCTTGACATTTTCTCAGCTGGATTTATTCTGGACTTGCCAGCATGGGAAGCTTTGACAATGGATGCTGGCATATATGTAACTGAAGGATTATGTATCTGGCACGTTTCAGGTTTATGCTACCTCCCCACTGAGCCAATTTTAGAGGAGCCTACAAATGAAAAATAGCTGTACCTTGTACTCAAGCTTTCAGAAAAAATCTGGTCTTGGGCAAAGACCAAGCATGGATAATTTCAGCCTCAAAAGGTAGAAGTTGGATCagttgtaagcaactgaaaagagaCCTTAAGGTTGCAGAAGCATATCCATTCTCAATGTCATGTCGTTATGTGTTCAATTTTGTCTACAACATTTTGACATGAATACAGGTTTAATAAGATACATTAAATTGCTTTATAAAGTTACGAAATGTGTATTGCCTAATGAATATAGTTTGTGCAGACGCAGACTTCAAGGACAAAACCATGTTTGCAACCCGTGGACGACCCTTTTAAATTACTATAAAAGAGAAGATGGCTAATGCACTCTGGGTCAAGTTCATCCCTATACCAAGAGGCCCAGCACAAAGTTATTCCATCTAAACCCTACTTAAGTTTTAAATGATGCATGCCTTGTGCTGACTTTATTCCCAAGAGTAAGTTTCATCCAGAGCTTTAGCTCCTTGTTCCTATATGTTACAGTAGATGAGTAAATCAGAATCATACCCATCTGAACTGCTCAACTGTAGGAAATATTTCATATTCCCTCTGGGGAAGGTGTTGTTGAAGTGTGTTTTCTGCTTGTCATTTGTTTTGCTGTTCTGATAGACAGACAACTCCTTTCAGGAAGATTTTGAGTGATTGAGGAACTTCTGCAATCAGGCAActtcatacagtagaacctcactaTAACATGCTTCACAATAGCAAACCTTGGGCTATAGCAGTGtatctcaaactggggtccatgaGGGAACTCCAGGGGGTCCGTGGgtcctgctgatcaactccttcccctccctcctggtgCCTTCTGCACGCTGTTTGGGCCTTGGGGGAGGGCGTGGaagggggcctggggctgagtgagGGGCTTGGGGTCTGTggcaaaattttaaatcaaaatgggggttctCAGattactaaagtttgagaaccgctgggctaTAGTGAACATGGTCTCTGAATCCTTCCCCTGGCCCCTGGGCCACAAAGGAGGAGGGCTGAATGTGTTCCCCCGaccccggggctggaggagctatTCCCCTCTCCTGATATAAAGAACCCCTGGCTACACCTAACAAATGGCTTGGATCCACAGGTGTTCATTATAGCGAGGGTGTACTGTATATGCAAGTATGGTCTCATTTCATGAAAATAGATGACATCTTTTATATATTTAGTCCTCTTTCTCCCCTCTTTCAGACACCTCTTCAAGCACTTCTTAGCCTCTTACTGGACATCTTAGTCCTTCCTTTCTTGATCTGTTTAAATATCTTTGTATGTGTCttcttttagattgtaagcttcctGTAGCTGGAAATGTGTTTAATCAGTTTGCAGAGCACCATGTAAATTTGATATGGAGAAATTTTGCTTACTTGTAATCGCTTCCTCTTTCTTCACCAGTTCAGATGTTTGGGTTATAATTCTCCCCAAGGAGCAGATTGAGCCAGAACATTAAGGCTTTGGATTTCATATCACAGAAGGCACTAGGTGTTTCTTAGTTTTCAGTTGAATACAGTTAAAGCAGTACCAAGCAAAGACCATCAACTGACAGTATTCAACGGCTGTTACCTGATACATTTAGCAGTAGCAATTTGAACATACTGCAAAAAGCTTCAACTGAGTTGCTGGTGCCATGTGCATCCAAATCTTCAGGGAgccttaaaatgaaaaatgttaaaaaattgaaactttctTTACTAAGTCCAGATGTTGAGACCACCCAAAGCAGTTATTTAGTATAGGAGGGATCATCACTTGACTACTGCCTCCACCACCCTTCTCTAGAGCCTGCAAACCCTGAACCTGTTCTATAATCTTTGGCAAAAGTGCAAGCAGAAGACAGCCTTTCAAATATCCATTAAAAAGGATTCACTACCCTGCCTGCCACACACgtgtgtccctccctccccccactgtagAGTGAGAGTAAATGTTAACTTTCCTGCTGCAATAGTAAGTCTCTGATCAGTGTCCTAATCCAGCTACAGACTATAGCTCTGGAGGCCACTTGATCTTTAAACCTTCCTAAACAATAGATCTTATTGTACTGTGGACATCCAGGTGATATAGCCTTCCCTCTTTAGGAATTTTGGGGTCAAATGAGGCAAGGGTGATTTTCCTGGTGGAAGACGGATTTGTTGGGCCTATATTCTGGCAGAGATCCAAGCATGACCTTTACCTTGCAATGTCATACATTAGCTTGAAACTTTCCTACTCTTACACAGCATGCTACTATTAGAAACTGGACTCAAAAATAGAAGTTGCAGGATCACAAATTGAGTAAGTCAGTAATGCGATGCAGGTGCAAAAAAGGCAAAGATCACCCTGGGATATAGTAACAGGAGTTTCATATGTAAGACTTGGGACgtaattgttctgctctcctCTGCATTGCTGAgccctcagctggaatactgtgtccagctttgggcacCATgctttaggaaaaatgtggacaaattggagagagtccagaggagagaaacaaaaatgataaaagttttagaaaatatGATCTAaggaaaggttttttaaaaaaccatcgggacatgtttagtcttgaaagaACACTACTGATAGGGGAACCTGGTAAGTCATCAAATGTGTTAAGTGCTGCTATAAAGAGCATGATGAACCGTTCTCCATGTTTGCTGAAGGTAGAAGAAGTAATTGGCTAATGCTGgatcaagggagatttaggttaggtattgggaaaaactttgaggatagttaagctctgaaatagggaggctgtggaatccccattcttggaggtttttaagaacaggtcggacaaacacctgtcggggaggGTCAGGATCAAATATACCCAATCTCAGTATGGGTggctgaactagatgatctctcaaggtcccttctgtgacgggatccccggggtgcagcctgggactgtgggaccgctgtgtccccttaactctgtccagcctgggctgtctttcacaatgccttgctagtgacaagcagcaagccTCTCCAGGCGCTATCATCACTCTGCACTACatcatgtggagccccacacccagctagattgcatgaatgctcccagagacACTCATGAATCATACAGAGAAAGGCACTAGCCAaatcctcccagccttgtacctcaggaatatactgtcttgcactgctcaatatgaacagtgcaaatttattaattggtttaccacttcatcaatggaaagttgatatacaccagcctttgtaaacctgagcaaaCACCCGTACCAAATGCTTctggcaaactcactggtaaagataaacagttaaacaaatttattgactacaaaagatagattttaagtgataggcaaaaagtcagttagttaccaaaataaaatataagcacgcagtctaaattcttgaccctattagactgggcaacatctagattaagcagtttttctcaccccattggatattgcagtccttaatatacagggtTGTCCCTTAtacctgggccagtcccctctgtTGGCGTCTTCGGTCTTCTGAGTGTCTTTGTTGTTTGTAGCAGAGGTGGGGGAAAGGCccagcatgtggccactgtgttctgttttataccctcagtccatgtgcttggagaacacaagtccaggcatgtctggtggacattgctgagtctccaggcaaggttgagcaattcctctGGCAtggccttgtgcaagtgagtcattgaattgtaactcctctgctggacagtggctggtgatgggaaCCACCCACCGGGCattggttacctcccttgtcattgtctctggggagctagtatctgggtgcttcccaaacccacagcatattttagtgacaaccatacaacatattctcataacttcatatgcattaatgatgtACACATTTagatagaaaaatgactttcagcagatcataacctttcctgCGATACCTCACATGGCTttctttatatgcaagatcacagtTGTATATAAATGAGGGATgggggggttacagggtgctccaccaaggtatagaatgtcacaccttCCAGCCGTACGTTTGTGATTCTGTGAGATCTTTCCTAGAAATTCTAATAGGTCATAAAACCATTCCCAGtaccaggttcaagtcccatgTAAGAAGATGAGACTGAATCTCCTGATTGTCTACTGCTTTCAAGAACCAGGCTGCATATTAGGATTCTACCTAATGAGCTGCTAAACACTACAGTATTGCTGCCTGAACTCCCATGAGACTGGTATTCAGGCCCAAGATTTGATCAGCTTGCAGGAGCTCTAGGATGACTGCCACTGTGGTTTGATTAATCTGTTTTCATTTGCTAGAGTGAGGGGTTAAGAACCATATTCTTAATGAGTGTGCCCTGTTTTGTCATAAAACTGTTCACTGATGTGCCCACATTTCACTGGCACTGCATGTGTGCATACATATGTTGAGTGGAAACTTCCATTCCTCAGACAGACCATCAGTATTTGTGTTCATTTTGCATATGCCTGCATAAGAAAGCTGAGCTTTTGGTTTAAAGAATAAATCCTCCATTCAGAATAACTGAAGAACGGGAGTCCTGTTTAAAACATCTATTTGGGTTAGTTTACCATAAATTAATTGATCCACAGTAGTAATTATATTTTAGTCAGCCATAATATTTGGATGGGCATTCTGGCTTTTCCAGTATAAAGCAATTGTGCCTCATTGTTAACAGGTTAGAAATAATTATCTTCCTATAATGGCATCTCATATCAACTGGGGCTTGCAGTTAAAAAGGCAGCAGGGTTTCAGGGAAGCTGAATCTGTAGTCCTTATGTGGCTATTTATAGCCTAAAATGTAGCTAATAGTTCAGTCAAATGTAAAAGTTCCAATATTCACATCAGTTTGAATGCCCGTTCCAAATATTTTAGGTAATCTTAAATTCTTATGCACATCAAGGAAGACTTTGCCTCTGTATATGGTATTTGTGAGATCAGTACTGGACTCCATAATCTTaaaaggatgatgatgatgaagaattagagagggtgcagagaagagacaCAAAAATAGTTTGAGggatggagaaaatgccttacagtgatactcaaagagctcaatctgttcagtttatcaaaaagaagatatAATGTCTATAAAGAGAACCTCTTCAAATAGGAACAGGAAGAGAGATGTTTTGGCTAATTGAGCTCAACAGAATCTGACCTTGTTTTTTATTCCTGTAGGTGGGATTACAGTGCAACAGAAGGAGCCCTCAAAGAGATATTGGAAGAGCTGAGCCATAACCTCAAAATTCCTTGCAACTTCAGTGTGACAGCTGCTTGCTATGACCCCAACAAACCGCAGAAAAATATGGAACCAGTTCATATAATCAATCCGCAGACCACTGAGTTTTGTGCCCAATTTGGTCTCACCGATATTAATGACAGGATTCAGCAAGTGAAAGAAGAGCGCTCAGTTCGGGGAGaatatgaggaggaggaggaggaaatggacaGTACTGAGTCAGCAGAGGAGCCCAGTGAATATTATACAGATAATTCTGGGCTGTCTTTGTCTATTAACCCAGATGAAATAATGCTGGATGAAGAGGGTGGTGATGAAGATCAAAGTATCTGTTCTGTGGATCCTTCACCTGATCATCCTCCTGACTTTTCAGCAAGTTTTTCTGACACCAGGATCATGCCAGATTCCATGATGGTATCCTCTGATGATGCTATGGACTCCACCAATGAAGACCTGGAGAAATCTGGTATGAGTGAGCAGACTGAAGAGAAGAGCTTAAATGAAAGAGCTTTAAAGCGgattggtaaaaatgagaacggaAACAGTGCCATGAAGAAAATTAAAAGACGGAATCAGGCTATCTATGCCACAGAGGATGAAGATAAAGTATAATGAAAATGCATTAATGTCCCAGAGGTTTTATTAACTGCTGTAACTAGCTACCttttttggtgtgtttggggCAATGGTGAGAGCTTTTAAAATTCAGCATTTGAAGTGATAAGTACCACTTTATGCTACATACTACAGTATGCAACAAAACTTCTAATGGAGCAGAATACCTGTTTAGTAGTAGTCTTCTTGCTCAGTCCTTTTCAACTAAGTGTGTTGTAGAAAGATTTCAAGTTTGTGTATAATCAGTTGGTACTGCTTCAGCTTTTGATAATtcattttatttaccttctgcttTGCCTCCATACAATATCTGTAATTCTTAGTTAACCAAAGGAGAATTTCTTTAAATTGTAGTTAGTTTTGGAGGGAGAGGATCTTTGCATTGCCTTTTAATGCTTTCTTGCAGCTAAAGGTAAAACTTAGTACAGAATAGTTAATGCAGTAATTCTCTGCAGTGTGGTTAAAAGCAGTACTCCCAAGATAAAAAGAGCAGTAAGAGAAGATGATCATGATTTTTATTTCTCTGGAGTTAACTGTTTCTGCAGTGGAAAATCTTGGCAGttggtgtctttaaaaaatattaatatgtATTATATGCATTGTCTAATActggtttttaaattttaattctgATATATACAGAAAAATCTCACATTGTAAACATAAATTATGACTGAGGTGGTTACACTAAACCATTGAAGGCGAGTGCATTTGTTTTCAATATCAATTATCATGTGTTTCTCTCCCAAAAGTTCAGAACagtatttcaaaattaaaatactAATGGAAGCTAAAATTATCTAGCAATAACCTCATAGATGTTTGTATCTGAATTACTGCCTCAATAACTCTGAATTTGAATCTCCTGACTTTATGGGTAAGCTGTTGTGTTTGGTGCTTTCAGGGGAGAGGGCTGAAAGTTTATACACTTACAATAGGTAGTGATGCATGTAGTAAATGTTACCTAACATGTTCCATTAAGATCCTGTttgcagttgcttataactttgtcgaACTCTAACTATTTGGGCTAAAATTTTTCATGCCAGCTCTCTTACTTAGAAACTTTAAGCAAAAAAACTATTTCCTAATCTCAGAATGAGATAAATGAAAGAACTAGCATGTTTcttctagagaagagaaggctgagggacacagtcttccaatatgtaaGAGGTTGTCGAAGAGGATAGTGATCTTTTGTTCTCTCATGTCTACTCAGGGTGGGACAAGAAataattggcttagtttgcaaCAAGGGAGTTTCAGGTTAGTTAGAACTTCTTTTTCTAAtatctaaggatagttaagtacagGAACAGGTTACTTAAGGAAGCTGTGGAACTGctgtcactggaggcttttaagaacagttcagacaaacacctgtcagggatgcccTACGTTTTACTTGGTcatgcctcagtgcaagggggaTGGGCTAGATGTCTCAATATCTCTTCTAGCCCTATATTTGTGGGTGTGTTTTTGCACATTAAATTTAATTGTTTTGTTGAAGCTCTCGTGCCTCCATCATTTGGTGCTAAAATTTGAGGGGGTTACCTTACTGTTAGTGATATGCCTTTCACTGAAAATTTGTCAGAGTTTTATGAACCTTTGAAAACTGTTGCTTGCACATACTCAAATTTCTTAGTTTGGCAGCTAAGTTCTCCAAGGATTCAGTTTACACTGAGCTCCATCCCAGTGCAGCAGGGGTGAGAAGGACTTCCCCTGCCACTGCTCTCACTGCAGGGGTCACTCTGCTGCCAGGTAGTAGATCTGAGAACAGGCAGAATGTCTCTCTTTTGTGTGCAGTGCTCTACCTTCTAGGGCCCAGACTCTACTGGAGGAGAAGTAGTCTGGTTAGAATGCAGACAGATGAGGAAGTGGGCCTGAGCAGAGTAGTAAGCAGGGAGACTGGGATGTGGAGCCAGGGGAGGGCGTAGGACTGGGATGTGGCGTTGAGGAGGGAGGAGACTAGGAGTAGGACAAAAAGAGGTTCACGGGACATCCTGTAAAAGAGTCTTAATTACTGTACATGCCTGCTTCAGAATCTGAATGTTAGGGTTGCAAAATCAAGGATTCTCAAAAGCTGGACCTGAAACCTAAGCTGGGCTCCTTTGTTCATATGCATTATCATAAtcttgcatgtttgtttttttttccataagaCCTGTCCCTCTTTCAGGACACAGAATGGATGATGCTTTTTGAGCagacatatatatacacactcatCATTCAATGTGTGTGACCCtattgccttatttactgcacaccattcaACCTTTACTCTCAATACAGTATTTCTTATGGGCACTCATTGCTGTAGCATGAGTGCTTCACAAGTGAAAGTAGCCTGTCTCATGGATGGTGGTGCAATCTCTGCAAAGCAGTAAAATGACTAGGTGGTAGTCAGTTTCAAGGTTGCTGTGCTAATTTTATAGGATCAAATTCACTATCAATTTTGTGTGCATGGCTCCAATGTGACTTTACTGGTGCACAGTACCCACAGGTACAAGTGTGCATCATCCACCTAAAACATGGTCAGGTCAAGCAAAAACTCCAGATATTATGGAATGGTACAAGCCTTGAGAACTAGGTACACCCAGTGTACCTTTGGGTCACATAGACCAACCGTTGCTATTCAGAGAACAcctcaagaagctgaaaaaggaAGTGAAGTCCTGGAATTGTGACCAAAAAATGGCCAACACACAATGGGGAGCTGACCCCAAAATACTGAGCAACCAGTCTTGCTCTTTGCTAATCAACTGTGGAGTATAATGTTATGCCTTAGAGTGTTCCCCTTTTAATATATGCTCTGTGGACTCTAGTGTTTCTACATAGTTTTTCTGGAACTCTGTATGAGAGGTTTGCTAAAGTTCTTAGCTTATGTCCAACACAAGGAATGTTTAAACCAATAAGCCACTACCTTTTTAAGTCCTTTGTCATGTGCTAATACTGCCTCCATTCCTAAGCAGTAGCATGCGTATCTAATATAAAGGGGTTTTGAATTGCAGGTAGGTTGAGAGTAAATGGGTCACAAGTGTCATTTACCCTGAAAGCcaaatcactacaaaaggttgccccccctcctgctggtaatagcttaccttaagtgatcactctcattacagtgtgtatggtaacaccaatTGTTtaatgttctctatgtatataaatctccccactgtgttttccactgaatgcatccaatgaagtgagctgtagctcacgaaagcttatgctcaaataaatttgttagtctctaaggtgtcacaagtactccttcactaTGGTGATGGTTTCACTTTTCACCTAAGCTATGTAATGGTTTTAAGTTCTATTGGCAAACCCATTAATGAACCTGTACTATGAGCAGAGCCCTACCAAACTCTGCACATCTGCAAGTGTCTGGGGCGTCAGACTAACTTTCTTATTGTCCGTGGAAATGCCCGATGTGTTCCCCAAGACAGGCTGCTATTTTTTGAATCTGCTTGTatttttttggtttcagtttcaGATCGGCACACAAACTTATCACAGACCATTTGTAACTGCATCAGTTCCTGCTCAAAAGTGTTAGAACTCACCAAGATATCTTCCGGCTATTACAGATAGGCTGAGAGTGCCATTCCATGGAATGCTCTTTACATAAGACTCCCAAAGCTAGTAAGGGAATTACACAAGCCAAAAGCCATTAATTTGCCACAGCCATTATCCTGCAGTAAAAGTGGTCTTTTCCCTGTCATTTGAATCTCTTTCTCTTGCCAAGATCCACTGTAGGAAACCAGAATGAACGTGTTCCAGTGTCAAGGATATTTTCTAATTGTGTTAATGGATAAGAATCCTTTAAATTAACTTTAGTTTTCTGTAGTACACAGAATCTaatactgtatttttattttttgctcaaactATGCATCTGTCCCCCCGCTCACCTCCTTGTGCTCCCTCTccttccatccccaccccacctccctgccctccATCCTTACCCAACTGTGCTCACTCACCACCCTGCACGCCCTTTCCTTCCAGTCCACCCCCATCTCCCTgtaccccttccctcctcccactcctctccctgcGCTCCCTCCCCCTCCGTCCTCACCACACTGCTCACTCCCCTCTGTAGGTTCCCTTTCTCCTCCTACTCACCTCCCTGCGctcgctccctcctccccaccgaGCTCCCCTCCCAACATCCCTGTGCTCCCTCCTCCCTAGtgctcccatttcccctccctgcgCTCCCCCGCCCTGCCAGATATCAGAGGGGTGgtcctgttagtctgtatccacaaaaacagggAGTCAGGTGGTACCTCAAAGACCTCTGCCGTGC
Above is a window of Natator depressus isolate rNatDep1 chromosome 9, rNatDep2.hap1, whole genome shotgun sequence DNA encoding:
- the DBR1 gene encoding lariat debranching enzyme, yielding MKVAVAGCCHGELDKLYETLELLQRRHNVRIDLLLCCGDFQAVRNEADLRCMAVSAKYRHMQTFYRYYSGEKKAPVLTIFIGGNHEASNHLQELPYGGWVAPNIYYLGYAGVVKYRGVRIGGISGIFKSHDYKKGHFECPPYNQQTVRSAYHVRNIEVFKLKQLKHPMDIFMSHDWPRSIYHYGNKKQLLKMKSFFRQEVENNTLGSPAASELLQHFQPTYWFSAHLHVKFAALMQHQTNIEGQLPKATKFLALDKCLPHRDFLQVIDIDHDPSASDSLEYDIEWLAVLKATNNLINVTSNAWNMPENNGLHAKWDYSATEGALKEILEELSHNLKIPCNFSVTAACYDPNKPQKNMEPVHIINPQTTEFCAQFGLTDINDRIQQVKEERSVRGEYEEEEEEMDSTESAEEPSEYYTDNSGLSLSINPDEIMLDEEGGDEDQSICSVDPSPDHPPDFSASFSDTRIMPDSMMVSSDDAMDSTNEDLEKSGMSEQTEEKSLNERALKRIGKNENGNSAMKKIKRRNQAIYATEDEDKV